The Gossypium hirsutum isolate 1008001.06 chromosome A03, Gossypium_hirsutum_v2.1, whole genome shotgun sequence genome contains the following window.
TCACCAATTAGCTAATACAAAGTTCCTCTATTCTCACCTATCATCACTTGCCATTTCAAATGATTCCATTGAAAATAATAGTCTTCGATAGTACTTATACTCGAGTCCAAGTAACATAAACAACTACATTGCATGCACACGGACTTAAGCCCTAACTTCTCTCATCGAATATGAGTATGTGTCCGACATAAAGGTTCTTGAAATAGGCATGGAAACCATAAACTCCATTTCATTCACCACCAAACAAGGAGAAGTGAAATTAAGAATGCAAAAAAGGAAATGAAGTAACATTGGCTATTAATTTCCTTCATAAATATCACTCAAATATCAAAAGGAAGACAAATTcaaggttaataaaagaattcTCCTATCTTGTTCCCAACAGCATCACAATGACAACAGATCATCAAAACTTACTCAaaccttaaaaaaaatatattggaaATTGCTTTTCATCAAAAGGAATGACCATTACCTACACATTATGGCACATTATATATCTTTTCCATCACTAGCTCCGTGTTTCGGCTTTCTCGTGCGTTGATCGTCGAATATCAAGCTCATCAACGATTTCCAAAGGAGTCACCGTCTCGTTCCTGATCCTCTTAATATTGGGGCCTAACAATCCTCTATGTCTAAACCCGTACAGCTTAAGCACCTGGTTATCGGCAAAGTTGAATGCCCTTTGCATGCTTCGCAAACACCTCTCGACAGGGTAATCTCCGTAACTCCCACAGGGCTTGCAACCAACGAAATGAGTCACAAACGGCCACCTCTCATCTCCCAAACCTGGATGATATTTCTCCATCATCTCCTCGTACCTATCAACCAAACCTGCCCAATAACCATGCAAATAATACTGATTCTCGAGAAACACTTTATCCATCCACATTTCCTTTTGCGAAAGCAACAAGTAAATCAAAGCTGACTGATCATCGGCTTCAAACGCCGGCCTTCCTTTCAAGTTAGCAGTCAAAACCTTCCCGGCTTCCTCACGAATAGAACCCTTAGGTCCCATTGGCGCCCACGCGTCAAGCAAATCAAACGACCACTGGCAGTTCCTAAACAGGAAACTCCCCGTATTCAAAGCAATCCACGACCTCTGCTCGAACATTAAATCGGGGTAAccatgaacaaccaaattatactTATCATACTTGGACAAAGGAATCTCAAACACCATATCTGTAAAAAAAGCATCACTATCCATCCACCAAATCCACTCAACTTCAGGATGAGACAACATTAATCTCCTAATTAATGGCAATTTCGCCCAATACCCAGCCAACTCCTTATCTAAATGAGCCATATTATAAACAATTTCAATCCCATGAAGCCTACAATAATCGATCTTATTCTTTATCGCTTTCAACAAATAATGATCTCCTATAGCATTATCACAAGGGTTTGGGGGCGACCCTGTAACAAGTAAGATCCGAGCTTTGCCATTAACAAAATTAGGGAATTCGGGGTTTTCTGAAAGCCAAACCTTACGTTGCTGGTCCCAATCCGAGATTTTGGGTCCGAGCGTGTAGGTAGTATTGGGATTGATCTCGGTTTCAGGAGGTTCGTCCGGATCGGTAGGGTCGGAGTCGGAGCGGATCTCAGCTAGGATCCGGCTCGTTTCTTCGATTAGGTTTTGGTTAACAGCATCGGCTTCGGAGCTTCCCAAATTGCCAACGCCGATTGTACCCCGTAGAACAAGTATGGTAACGAAGCCGCAGAGGATCGTGATTTTAATGTTGTTGAAGGTCTTGTGGATCTGCCTCCCACGCGGCATTCCTGCTAATACACGGGATCTTCCGCCACCAGCAGCAGCGTTGTTGGTCGTGGGTAAGCCGCCGCCACCGGTAAAAGATCTCTTTTGGGGAGTGAAACTGTCTTGACCCATAAAGGTTAGACCctcaaaataagtaaaaacagAGCAAGGAAAGAAATCCCAAGCGTCGTTTTTCTACAAACATAAATCGCTCGAACTGAATCTCTTTCTCTACAAActaagctctcatcaatggcgtTTGCAGTGAAACCGGGATACTCCTATATCTTCGtttgtttttggattttttgagattttaaagtggagagagagagagacagagAGAGATGAGTGAGAATTTTAAACTAAAGAAATGAATTGAAGGAGACGAAGAGGGATGGAAAGTGGGAAAGATTGAGACAGCGAGATCGGAGAAAACATGTTTATGTCCTAACACTTGACTGTcttttctcattattttatttgtttaattatattCATAGATatcatttacttattattttaaaaatcacttaTAATACATTATTTACTGCATCATTACTTTTTTACTAgctttaattaaaattcataattagttaacaattatttttcataattcaACCTAAAAAATCCAAAGTATTTAACAggttaaatctaaaaattaaataaattcataaataatatttaatttattctattaataaaatcatgaaaaatttaaatttattaacatTAACAATTATATTTCATCAAACTAatcttaaaaatcaaattaaacactaaaaaattaatataattaactttggatactaaaatataaaactatTGTTAAATACATGTAtcacattaaaatatatatatatataccacgttaaagaaaacttcaaatagtgtataatttttttatattaataatgtattaatccttataaaattttaagcctaATTAGAATTGGTAGTAACAATATATTCACGACAATTAGTTAACAATAAATACGTTTATGAAGAAAAACTGATTTGCCACATGGTAGCAAGGAGAGAGAGCCCAGTTCTATAAAATTGGAAGTGCAATTTCATGtgacaaattttaatatattggaaaataatatttctattcactatttttaatatattttatattgatagtaatcttttaaaaaataatattgtaaatacatattcaattataatttaattagtttacccaaaaaaagaaaaaaaaggggtccATTTAATGTGATTTAGATTAACCAAATCCAAAAGAATTTACTGTTACTGAAGTTAGGTGCGAAAAATGAAGCAGCGGGGCGGTGTCGGCGGGCGCCTCCATCTCCATGGACTAAATTTGCGCAACACAGCTAGCTCCAACGCGTTGATTTCCGGGATCCAACTTGTCCCCCAACGCAAAACCAAAAAATGACGCAAGTAAAAGAGCGTGGACTGCACGTACATGGACAGGTCTCACTTGGAGGAATAAATAAATCTAATggtgtttgttattttttaaataaattatatcaaGGTAAATACGATcgaaataattaaatatgcactttttttttggataaaaaatatttattacttttgtGTGATTTATTAGATGGGACAAGGAGGAGCCCATCTCAAATGCCGGCCTTCGAACCCAGTGTCACGTGCCATGTGTCATCTGCAAAACAAATAAGGTTCATGTGCTGCACTTCACCCAAAATTACAATCCGATAGAGAAGTGGATCGCAAGTTGCTCAGGGGATCAACACATCTCTTTCGTTCTCCATAAAGCTCCTAGAAGTCATAATAGAGAAGCATCTTACATTTGtcaattaaaggaaataaaataggATTAGAGAAAGAATTATTGGacataaaatgaataataagagTAGCATCGTCTTCAGTGTCCAAATGTCTAAGATCCAATCTCCTAGCAAGTGTAAGGCGGTTTCTAACTGCCCAAAGTTCAGTTTCAATGTTGGTCGCAAACGGAAAATGACAGTGAGAACTAATAATCCAAAGACCATTGTGGTCTCTAATTATTGTCTCAGCTCCCCCAATTCCTAGATTTCCTATGGATGAGCTATCTGCTGGTGGTTTCCAAGAGATAGCGACACAAATGGGAAGTGGGATTTTCTTCGTGGCTCCAGGAACTGCAAAGAACTCAGCAGCCCCATTGATGGCACATAAGGCTATATCTTTTTGAATTGTACCCGGATTCAACACAGAGTCATTCCTATGGAGCCATATTTCCCACAAGCCAAAAGCAAAAATTAACTTAGTAGGAAGTTTAGGTTTATGAGCCCAGAGCTTCGAAGCTAATTCTGGCTTTGCTGCAATAGAACAGAATATGCTCAACTTCTTTATCCGTATCGCAGCCTAAGCTACAAGCCTTCTCTCCCGCACAACCTCTCTCTGAAAGCAGTATATTTGTGGGCAGAATCTGAAGCCCACACTTCCAGAAGAAGGTTTTAAGTTTAGGTGGAAGGTTAGCTCACCAACTAGTGTTCCACAACCCCTCGTCTTCATCATTCTACTTTTCCAGGTTACCACTAGTGAGTTTATAGGCACTTGCCAAGGTAAACTCTCTTGAAGTGGAGGGGCCCAACATAATTTATGCAAAAAATTCTTCCCCATGTCGTAAGGGAGTGCTGTGCAAAATGCTAATAATATCAGTAGGTAAGTTGATGGATAAGCAGTTTTCACAACATTGTTACAAAGATTTAAAACTTAGACTAATGCTAACACCCTTTACCCAATTCAGTTGTTGGGTTTGAATTAAAGGATGCTATCACAGTCATTAAAACAATCACATACACAAAACAATTACATTACAATTTACTACAGTTCGTATATAGTTACAGTTCACACTATGTGAGATTTTTTagataaataacttaaaaatacaaaaaaattataaaaattactctaatattaaattatttagaaaaatgaCATTCTTTCTACTCTAACAATGAGTGCCTCCATTTCCAACTGAGGCAACCCCAAAAAGTAACTCAATTATTGTTTTATGATTACAAAAATgataagatgaaaaaaaaaatttgtaccATCACTTCTCAAGGCGCCACcggtataattttttatatttttacacatattttcacagttaaattaaaaatgtattttttattatttttggtgctGCCTCCaaattggattaaaaaattattttctaatatcGCCTTCTTCTATGGAGTAATTAAAATCTGTAAAAAAAAATCTCCTTAATGACTACATGAGATGTGGTAGAaccaatattatttttaaaattttttggtgtCGCCATTTCACATGGTTTGtccaaattttgaactttttggtCCCATCACTTCATGTGGTGTCAccaaaaacagtaaaaaaaaatcttttggtCCTTATTAAAGATGTGGCTACACcacgtaaattttttttttaggtgTCACCTGTAAAAGTGGCAGCACCAAAATCAATATATTATATAAACCCCCATCCTAGGCATGGTTTATATGTGTTTATTGCTAATTGTTAAAGAGATAAGAAAAAAATACGATATTTTTTAGTTGGAGTGTGCAgcataaaaattgtataaaaaatgaataactAAATTATTGTTTATGTTCATTTTGATGGAGTCATTTTAGAAAGAGCGGTTGGTTGTGTATTTAAATCTTTTCAGAAGGTTAGAATGAGATTCGATAAAAATGTTAGGggtgtaaaaaatgaaaaaaaaaggattggtACTACAATAGCTTGACATTGTGGGAGGAAAATGTCTAGACTATTGTACAAATTTAAGCTTTTTTAcccaaatattataaaataaaataaaaaatttgaaaatggtaTCTCACCCCAATTAATTACGGGAATGGGTTGTTTGGGGGTGGAGGGTGGTGCAAAGACGGCACCATTATTTTTTCTAATAGTGATAGAAATTagttaaccaaaaaaataatattatattgataCAGGGTAACTAGTAGGTGAAACTAAAATAACTATTATAACCCAACACAACTTGAACCCAACACAACCCGGGAACTGGTGGTGGCTACCTGACGGGCGACATCAAAAGTGCCTACCTGACAGGCAATAACAAAGCCTCTGCCCTTGTGTATTGGAAGCAACTTTGTTCTCCTTCTTCAAAagcgaaataaaaatataaaaaaaaattcaatataactcaCTTCTTTCTTTAGTTAAACTTTTCTCCTCTGCCCCTGCGTATTGGAAGCAACTTTGTTCTCTAGAAGCATTTGAGGGAGATCAAAGATCAAATCCCACATACAAAAGTTTCAAATCAAATGGGGCCGAGGATCGTCTACAAGGTAGTGTTCCTCTCCTTCTCCTGCGCCTGCTTCAAGCTTCTTCATCTCTTCCTTCACCCTATCTTCTTCTTCACTTCTTGATTCTATGTTATTCATTTTTGTctcctttttttaaaatctaatatgttttatttttctttaatttgttgtacttttttttatatgattGAAG
Protein-coding sequences here:
- the LOC107886107 gene encoding probable xyloglucan 6-xylosyltransferase 5, whose protein sequence is MGQDSFTPQKRSFTGGGGLPTTNNAAAGGGRSRVLAGMPRGRQIHKTFNNIKITILCGFVTILVLRGTIGVGNLGSSEADAVNQNLIEETSRILAEIRSDSDPTDPDEPPETEINPNTTYTLGPKISDWDQQRKVWLSENPEFPNFVNGKARILLVTGSPPNPCDNAIGDHYLLKAIKNKIDYCRLHGIEIVYNMAHLDKELAGYWAKLPLIRRLMLSHPEVEWIWWMDSDAFFTDMVFEIPLSKYDKYNLVVHGYPDLMFEQRSWIALNTGSFLFRNCQWSFDLLDAWAPMGPKGSIREEAGKVLTANLKGRPAFEADDQSALIYLLLSQKEMWMDKVFLENQYYLHGYWAGLVDRYEEMMEKYHPGLGDERWPFVTHFVGCKPCGSYGDYPVERCLRSMQRAFNFADNQVLKLYGFRHRGLLGPNIKRIRNETVTPLEIVDELDIRRSTHEKAETRS